One Schistocerca cancellata isolate TAMUIC-IGC-003103 chromosome 1, iqSchCanc2.1, whole genome shotgun sequence genomic region harbors:
- the LOC126171254 gene encoding piggyBac transposable element-derived protein 4-like, whose product MSRRGLRDEEIERLLCEIPSDEDSTVDTTDDESDYEASIVAEAIVSSEGEVSESEEESESTPPKRAADTAPTWGQQFNATSGMQFDSESGPSAFIRDIDDPEPIDIFEKIFPKELVELIVFQTNLYATQSGKSFTPTTDNEIRTFLGINILMGIKRMPAYRDYWSSAPELHDRYIASLMAVNRFGWLLRNIHLNDNTLHPEKGHPGYDKLYKLRPVIKILSESFSKCYQPSKHLAIDESMIKFKGRNSMKQYMRDKPIKRGYKVWMLCDKTSYNLKFDIYTGKVGDTVQTGLGEHVVLSLSSELVNKGHYLYFDNYFNSYNLLAGLQQRNIYACGTVQPTRKHLPKLKTDKELSRGEFDWRVSNCGILYLKWKDKRAVHLLSNFHSPEVTTVTRRERDGSRIELPCPQAVMDYNAHMNNVDKFDQLKKSYEISRRSKKWWHRIFFHLLDVSIVNSYIIWKELGDREKMTAKVFRMSILQSLVTQKTPLRPSRLHESQVHVKKNKPYVSSRQRLDNSSHQPERTTARRCAKCSTKKKQVRTFWMCAECKVPLCLSKTKRCFQDFHKKE is encoded by the coding sequence atgtcaagaagaggcttacgagatgaagaaatcgaacgattattgtgtgaaattccatcagacgaggattccactgttgacaccacagatgacgaatctgattatgaagcaagcattgttgcggaggctattgtgtcgtctgaaggcgaagtttcagagagcgaggaagaaagtgagtccactccgccaaaacgcgctgctgacacagcgccaacttggggacaacaattcaatgctacctcaggaatgcagttcgacagtgaatcaggaccaagtgcttttattagggacattgatgatccagaacctatcgatatattcgaaaaaatatttccaaaagagctagttgagctaatcgttttccaaacaaatttatatgcgacgcaatctggcaagtctttcactccaacaactgacaatgaaatacgaactttcctgggaatcaacattttgatgggtataaagcgtatgccagcatacagagactactggtctagtgccccagaacttcatgatcgttatattgcatctctgatggcagtaaatcggtttggatggttactgaggaacattcatctgaatgataacacattgcatccagaaaaaggacacccaggttatgacaaactgtacaagctgcgaccagtgatcaagatactatctgaatctttttccaagtgttaccaacccagcaaacacctagcaattgatgagtcaatgatcaaattcaaaggccgcaacagtatgaaacaatacatgagagataaacccataaagcgtggttacaaagtgtggatgctgtgtgacaagacctcttacaacttgaaatttgatatttacaccggaaaagtaggtgacacagtgcaaacaggccttggggagcatgtagtgctgagtttgtcctctgaactcgtaaataaaggccattatctttatttcgacaactatttcaatagctataacttgttggctggtttacagcagagaaacatatatgcctgtgggacagttcaaccaacaaggaaacatttacccaaattaaaaacagacaaagaattaagcagaggtgaatttgactggagggtcagcaactgtggcatcctctacttgaagtggaaagataagagagctgttcatctcctttcaaattttcacagtcctgaagttactacagtgactcgccgtgaaagagatggttcacgcatagagctaccttgtcctcaagcagtgatggattacaatgcacacatgaacaatgtcgacaagttcgaccaactgaaaaaatcatatgaaataagccggagaagtaaaaagtggtggcaccgaatattctttcacctgcttgatgtcagtatcgtcaacagctatataatttggaaggaactaggcgatagagaaaaaatgactgccaaagtcttcaggatgagtatcctgcaaagcttagtaacccagaaaacaccattgaggccatctagacttcatgagagtcaagtccacgtaaagaaaaacaagccatatgtttcctcacgccagcgtctcgacaattcatcccaccagccagagcgtactaccgccagacgttgtgcgaaatgcagtacaaaaaagaagcaagtgcgcactttctggatgtgcgctgaatgcaaagtgcctttgtgccttagcaaaacaaaaaggtgctttcaagattttcacaaaaaggaataa